The following proteins are encoded in a genomic region of Reichenbachiella sp.:
- a CDS encoding CHAT domain-containing protein, translated as MIHFHDSSALPSTIFSEFLLGIQNRIENLRMNNVNQVSLVSNAELISLEEKVQRDLFILYEYPSLCDERFEYIVGYRMLCLRLNYLKLKLKILLDPNKEQIASVAEINDQIKATLYYLNGAFSSGLINSYRKNHISSTYQLLEATLEHLSNQSVDESNTDLIQRAFLISRAGELQNNQSLLSSGSMRSIIVSGLLKKIEPLEKNLYSGNLSNKKWKECFLVRNNLRSQYLKILNTSFNKKKAPLFRSNPAESRMVFLEGQDFIFQFFWQGEKKVLTKHPKEILLRKLLDTNDKIQDAESVYVGSKNNFTQLKSNLEDLYSTFFVNAVKPGNRLVIDADGILNDLPFEALVNKGKYLIDEIDVVYSRIDMGRLEIIETDPKVFSLHGNYKNEKLFLSGAQREGFQTTLKKMDRTESSIWHIATHQVLDNQKDPVLLLSDLDSMRRLDFFDFYKAGGLPTQMVLTSCESLVGYPVNGELSKSFGARAIEVGVQSLIGSLWSIDDLSTMKIINEYFKNVKDGNRSSSALNNAKRDFLAVGDSFNKHPFFWSALVHYGHDIRLKAHQPYLMVNIGIGLILLALGCFSKYEITLTT; from the coding sequence GTGATACACTTTCACGATAGTTCTGCTTTGCCTTCGACCATATTTTCAGAATTTCTTTTAGGTATTCAAAATAGGATTGAGAATTTACGAATGAATAATGTCAATCAGGTCAGTTTGGTGTCTAATGCTGAACTAATATCTTTAGAGGAAAAAGTGCAAAGAGACCTATTTATTTTGTATGAATACCCTTCTTTGTGTGATGAAAGATTTGAATATATAGTTGGCTATAGAATGCTATGCTTAAGGTTAAATTATCTAAAGCTAAAACTAAAGATCTTATTGGATCCTAATAAGGAGCAAATCGCTTCAGTAGCTGAGATCAATGATCAAATTAAGGCAACCCTATACTATTTAAATGGTGCGTTTTCATCTGGGCTAATTAACTCTTATCGAAAAAACCACATTTCGAGTACATATCAGTTGCTAGAAGCTACTCTTGAGCATTTAAGTAATCAATCAGTCGATGAATCTAATACTGACTTGATTCAGAGGGCTTTTTTAATCAGCCGAGCTGGAGAGCTTCAAAATAATCAGAGCCTGTTGAGTTCAGGTTCAATGAGATCAATTATTGTTTCTGGTTTGCTTAAAAAAATAGAACCATTGGAAAAAAACTTGTATTCAGGCAATCTGAGTAACAAAAAGTGGAAAGAGTGTTTTTTGGTGAGAAACAACCTTCGATCTCAATATCTTAAAATTTTAAATACTTCTTTCAATAAGAAAAAGGCTCCATTATTCAGATCAAACCCCGCAGAATCACGAATGGTTTTTCTTGAAGGACAGGATTTTATATTTCAATTTTTTTGGCAGGGAGAGAAAAAAGTACTTACAAAACATCCCAAAGAAATACTGCTTAGAAAGCTTCTGGATACTAATGACAAAATTCAAGATGCGGAATCCGTTTACGTCGGATCTAAAAATAATTTTACTCAGTTGAAATCGAACTTAGAAGACTTGTATTCCACGTTCTTCGTTAATGCTGTAAAGCCTGGGAATAGGCTTGTCATAGACGCTGATGGTATACTAAATGATCTGCCTTTTGAGGCTCTTGTAAATAAGGGTAAATACCTTATCGATGAAATTGATGTGGTGTATTCGCGAATTGATATGGGACGTTTGGAAATAATAGAAACGGATCCAAAAGTATTTTCTCTACATGGGAACTATAAGAATGAGAAGCTTTTTTTGTCCGGAGCACAAAGAGAAGGGTTTCAGACAACTTTGAAAAAAATGGATAGGACTGAATCGTCGATTTGGCATATTGCTACCCATCAGGTTTTGGATAATCAGAAAGATCCAGTATTGCTATTGTCTGATTTAGATTCGATGAGGAGATTGGATTTTTTTGATTTTTACAAAGCTGGAGGACTTCCCACTCAGATGGTTCTTACCTCTTGTGAAAGTTTAGTTGGTTACCCTGTTAATGGTGAATTATCAAAGAGTTTTGGGGCAAGAGCAATTGAGGTGGGTGTGCAAAGTTTAATTGGGAGCCTATGGTCCATTGATGACTTGAGTACGATGAAAATTATAAACGAATATTTTAAAAATGTGAAGGACGGAAACCGTAGTTCTAGTGCCCTCAATAATGCGAAAAGAGATTTTTTGGCTGTTGGTGACAGTTTTAATAAACACCCTTTTTTTTGGTCTGCTCTTGTTCACTATGGGCATGATATAAGACTCAAAGCTCACCAGCCATATTTGATGGTTAATATTGGTATTGGTTTGATTTTGTTAGCACTAGGTTGCTTTTCCAAATATGAGATAACTTTAACTACTTAG
- a CDS encoding sigma-70 family RNA polymerase sigma factor gives MISIEFRRKNSDNNIIDGLREGQKKTLNHIYNEYFPHVRNHILKNSGSEDDAKDVFQDAIMAIFQNVSNADFELTCKFQTYLNAVSNNIWKKRLRDRKKNTVTLEEDFMHIAQEEIEDAVLKMERYKFYLRKFSEISIKCQELLKMFLNGIDMKSITEHFGFASVSYTKKRKFNCKESLVKAIECDPEYQLLVSL, from the coding sequence ATGATAAGTATTGAATTTAGAAGAAAAAACTCTGATAACAACATAATTGACGGTTTACGAGAAGGACAGAAAAAGACGCTCAACCATATCTATAATGAATACTTTCCACACGTCAGAAATCATATCCTAAAAAATTCCGGATCCGAAGACGATGCCAAAGACGTATTTCAAGATGCGATTATGGCTATCTTTCAAAACGTATCGAATGCAGACTTTGAACTCACCTGCAAATTTCAAACTTATCTAAATGCTGTTAGTAATAACATTTGGAAAAAAAGGTTAAGGGATAGAAAAAAAAATACCGTAACACTAGAAGAAGATTTTATGCATATCGCTCAAGAAGAGATCGAGGATGCGGTGCTCAAAATGGAGAGGTATAAGTTTTATCTCAGGAAGTTTAGCGAAATCAGTATTAAGTGCCAGGAACTTCTCAAAATGTTTTTAAATGGGATTGACATGAAAAGCATCACTGAGCACTTTGGTTTCGCGAGCGTATCATATACAAAAAAAAGAAAGTTCAATTGTAAAGAAAGTCTGGTCAAGGCTATCGAATGTGACCCTGAATATCAACTACTAGTAAGTCTATGA
- a CDS encoding aldo/keto reductase: MNSKNKHINNRSSSNRSVAQDVAQRKPNNTGLPGNLKMGIERLSGYSMDDVKVHYNSPKPAQLNAHAYAQGNNIHMASGQEKHLPHEAWHVVQQKQGRVKPTVQLKSRVNINDDPVMEKEADEMGAKAWHASNMAISSRDNLTPYQYKRRSGDDTVQLQQIEKAVTGITHLVRLVNGSLYSKDFQANEVATVGRGDKVVIDTDTRYRSRRGPNQEAHASTDEHGPQHYLWYKVLSCNRKPCGHNIYIREDTMTHPQQSSAMKHPLQGTVHGTDKASKNEIRDAYLEGQRDFDCAYSYHDGQTYHLFRSFPINKGAVRIIYKFKWGELSGAEKEIERLFRTPGVIIHTIMLHELPQNGLKKSLKQLSFLGKMYHCHIGLSNVDITSLNLETDLPNIEKQLRHFGVHLSVVENRMNPVVPDVAVRKYCLQHGIKYIAYGLSGPSQGGGTCGLVPSASTGDYVYLKDPEIEHLSKELGISPDQFRYVVHRWARRSHVSVIARSSDQTRRAANRRDIHTAIEPTRAMDYFAPTDSPIYKPFETYLLRQGIGKAEINQLPTYIEAKWLDTYYKHVVVGLGEDPLLELLKQFGKLKSAQGRNHWKDVTEMREWVTKVLTPGLPKQATAIHLFELAPTILNSDLFSIIESAQVLGKIPKGEEVTLQRGQDYTTYVSDGEGNFTQA, encoded by the coding sequence TTGAACAGCAAGAATAAACATATAAACAATCGTAGTAGTTCTAATCGATCTGTGGCACAAGATGTAGCGCAGCGCAAGCCTAATAATACAGGTTTGCCTGGTAATCTTAAAATGGGTATCGAAAGGCTATCCGGTTATTCTATGGATGACGTCAAGGTCCATTACAACTCACCCAAACCTGCCCAGCTCAATGCTCACGCCTATGCTCAAGGCAATAATATTCATATGGCCTCTGGGCAGGAAAAACATCTTCCTCATGAAGCCTGGCATGTGGTTCAGCAAAAGCAGGGAAGGGTGAAACCTACGGTTCAACTCAAATCAAGAGTTAATATTAATGACGACCCTGTTATGGAAAAAGAGGCCGATGAAATGGGGGCAAAAGCCTGGCATGCTTCAAATATGGCAATATCCAGTAGGGATAATTTGACTCCCTATCAATACAAACGAAGATCGGGAGATGATACTGTCCAACTTCAGCAAATAGAGAAGGCCGTCACCGGAATTACTCATTTGGTTAGGTTAGTCAATGGATCCTTGTATAGTAAAGACTTTCAAGCTAACGAAGTGGCTACCGTGGGAAGAGGGGACAAGGTAGTTATAGACACGGATACAAGATATCGTTCAAGAAGAGGTCCAAATCAAGAAGCGCACGCCAGTACAGATGAGCATGGACCGCAGCACTACCTCTGGTATAAAGTACTTTCCTGTAATCGGAAACCCTGTGGTCATAACATTTACATACGAGAGGATACAATGACTCATCCGCAACAATCTTCAGCGATGAAGCATCCTCTGCAAGGTACTGTACATGGTACGGATAAAGCATCAAAAAATGAAATCAGGGATGCTTATCTGGAAGGACAGAGGGATTTTGACTGCGCATATAGCTATCACGATGGTCAGACCTATCATTTATTCAGGTCATTTCCGATCAACAAAGGAGCCGTTAGAATAATTTATAAATTCAAATGGGGCGAATTATCCGGTGCTGAAAAAGAAATTGAAAGACTATTTCGAACACCTGGTGTTATCATTCATACTATCATGTTACACGAATTGCCACAGAATGGTTTAAAGAAGTCGCTCAAACAACTGTCCTTTCTTGGGAAAATGTATCATTGTCACATAGGTCTCAGCAACGTCGATATTACGTCTCTGAATCTTGAAACTGATTTGCCAAATATTGAGAAGCAGCTTCGACATTTTGGCGTGCATCTTTCAGTAGTGGAAAACAGGATGAACCCTGTTGTGCCAGATGTCGCAGTGAGAAAATACTGTCTGCAGCATGGCATTAAATACATTGCCTATGGCTTGTCAGGTCCTTCACAAGGTGGTGGAACCTGCGGTCTGGTGCCAAGTGCCAGTACAGGTGACTATGTATATTTAAAAGATCCGGAGATTGAGCACCTTAGTAAAGAATTAGGTATTTCACCAGATCAGTTTAGATATGTGGTACATAGATGGGCTAGAAGAAGTCATGTAAGCGTTATAGCGCGAAGTAGCGACCAGACTCGTCGGGCAGCAAATAGACGGGATATTCATACGGCAATTGAACCGACGCGTGCTATGGATTATTTTGCACCAACTGACAGTCCAATATACAAGCCTTTTGAGACTTATTTGCTTAGGCAAGGTATTGGCAAGGCAGAGATAAATCAGTTGCCCACATATATTGAAGCTAAGTGGCTTGATACCTACTATAAGCATGTTGTGGTGGGTCTGGGCGAAGATCCCCTTCTTGAGTTGTTAAAGCAATTCGGCAAACTAAAAAGTGCCCAAGGTCGTAATCATTGGAAGGATGTAACTGAAATGAGAGAATGGGTGACCAAGGTACTGACCCCAGGACTTCCAAAACAAGCTACAGCGATCCACTTGTTTGAACTGGCTCCTACTATTCTTAATTCTGATTTATTTAGCATAATTGAATCTGCTCAAGTCTTAGGAAAGATCCCGAAGGGTGAAGAGGTTACACTGCAGAGAGGTCAGGATTATACTACTTATGTTTCAGATGGTGAAGGGAATTTCACTCAGGCCTGA